A genomic segment from Gavia stellata isolate bGavSte3 chromosome 4, bGavSte3.hap2, whole genome shotgun sequence encodes:
- the SMCO3 gene encoding single-pass membrane and coiled-coil domain-containing protein 3 produces the protein MALSDLLYPDNPKRRQELIHLHQELLNCMSITFRATNELAGVLNAHLGCTITHIQMRESSTVKENCDIIIQAMSEIQHQVQKIDSDMKEKLEPVLYQKLYDIKEPELEKIAIAHKVFSIVLGEATSTAGMVAIKLLGSNLITLTVSKLISLLAQIGVSVLGGISITILGLGIEMILHAILGAVERNQLLAAVRSYEKHLAEFKAASEKYQHAIHEVTSLVRQQVQ, from the coding sequence ATGGCGCTGAGTGACCTCCTTTACCCAGATAATCCCAAGAGAAGGCAAGAATTGATCCATCTGCACCAGGAATTGCTCAACTGTATGTCCATAACTTTCCGTGCAACAAATGAGCTGGCTGGAGTGCTGAATGCACACCTGGGCTGTACCATTACGCATATCCAGATGAGAGAGAGCAGCACTGTCAAGGAAAACTGTGACATTATCATTCAAGCGATGAGTGAGATTCAGCATCAGGTACAGAAGATTGATAGTGACATGAAGGAAAAGCTAGAGCCTGTGCTGTACCAGAAGCTGTATGATATCAAAGAGCCCGAGTTGGAGAAAATCGCAATAGCTCATAAagttttttccattgttcttGGAGAAGCGACTTCAACAGCTGGGATGGTGGCTATCAAACTTCTTGGCTCCAATCTTATAACTCTCACTGTGAGCAAGCTCATCAGTCTCCTTGCACAGATTGGGGTATCTGTTCTTGGGGGAATAAGCATCACCATTCTCGGGCTCGGCATTGAAATGATCCTCCACGCCATCCTGGGAGCTGTGGAGAGGAATCAGCTTCTGGCAGCTGTGAGAAGCTACGAGAAGCACCTGGCTGAGTTTAAAGCAGCCTCAGAAAAGTACCAGCATGCCATACATGAAGTGACTTCTTTAGTGAGACAGCAGGTTCAGTAA